A window of the Phaeodactylum tricornutum CCAP 1055/1 PHATR_bd_8x17 genomic scaffold, whole genome shotgun sequence genome harbors these coding sequences:
- a CDS encoding predicted protein: MSKPFDYSKWDNIELSDDEEDCHPNIDKESWFRMKHRSRVEREENEAKDRARIEQKVAGYAEPKEDLKKVSETMRQTQIGATDGEKKPAAVKSTADSDAEATTATKPTPANTDSAPNNTSNDTSPSLATKSSPAGPARDLGAMDTYHEFTEKYADLVEQFMALPDLAGSEEFLLRHGDVLLQENASNYLLLASLEDEMNGYHDKMKRTARQSQIITSIAELAKTVKTHPGNVIRPFFQRLKERLHLEEFLAQTKAFQEKIVSRAVVKRQEIDRERAQEARNEKGTSLEDIPLEQRLGPGGLDPLEVIETLPPGMVAAFESRDVEQLKQVLMEMDADEAEAHMKRCIDAGLWVA; this comes from the exons ATGTCGAAACCGTTTGACTACTCAAAATGGGACAACATTGAGTtgtccgacgacgaagaagattgccATCCCAACATTGACAAGGAAAGCTGGTTTCGTATGAAGCATCGATCACGAGTGGAACGtgaagaaaacgaagccaAAGACCGGGCTCGGATTGAACAGAAAGTGG CAGGCTACGCGGAACCGAAagaagatttgaaaaaggtcTCGGAGACCATGCGTCAAACCCAAATTGGCGCAACGGATGGTGAGAAAAAGCCCGCCGCCGTCAAATCGACCGCCGACAGCGACGCCGAAGCCACCACGGCCACTAAGCCCACTCCAGCTAATACTGACTCGGCTCCGAACAACACTAGCAATGATACGAGTCCTTCTCTTGCTACAAAATCATCTCCAGCTGGTCCGGCACGTGATTTGGGAGCTATGGATACGTACCACGAATTTACCGAAAAGTACGCCGATCTCGTGGAGCAATTCATGGCTCTCCCAGATCTCGCTGGCAGTGAGGAGTTCTTGTTGAGACATGGCGATGTACTATTGCAAGAAAACGCCTCCAACTATCTTCTCTTGGCCAGTCTCGAAGACGAGATGAACGGATACCACGACAAGATGAAACGAACTGCTCGACAGTCGCAGATTATAACGAGTATTGCCGAGCTAGCCAAGACGGTCAAGACTCACCCGGGGAATGTCATTCGTCCTTTTTTCCAACGTTTGAAGGAGCGCCTGCACttggaagagtttttggcACAAACAAAGGCCTTTCAGGAGAAAATCGTGTCACGTGCAGTAGTGAAGAGGCAAGAAATTGACCGGGAACGGGCCCAGGAAGCCCGGAATGAAAAGGGAACATCTCTCGAAGATATCCCACTCGAACAGCGTTTGGGACCGGGCGGGCTCGACCCGTTAGAAGTGATTGAAACCTTACCACCCGGAATGGTGGCTGCGTTCGAGTCGCGGGACGTCGAGCAATTGAAACAAGTCTTGATGGAAATGGATGCAGACGAAGCGGAAGCCCATATGAAAAGGTGCATCGACGCTGGCTTATGGGTGGCTTAG
- a CDS encoding predicted protein: protein MTLSQSFALLVAANFVGVAFAQQLSEHRKLNRIVGGQAIPGQYIVQLDKRIPDSKGFATKVLKRALKSKVINTYDYAFKGFAVANLPDTVLSVLLNLNEVRDISEDGVVTIDAIQSKPVWGLDHIDGVDDDMYEYAYTGLGVDAYIIDTGILASHADLEGRVASCISFTGEACGFDLHGHGTHVAGTVGSKTYGVAKQVSLHDVKVLNVNGTGSYANVIAAVDHVTKIKQENSTRKIVMNLSLGGGISTALNTAINSAVDQGIAVAVAAGNNNQDACNYSPASASKALTVGAMTITNARSSFSNWGSCVDIFAPGSSIVSLSSTGGTSTKAGTSMASPHVAGVAALYLEAGRPVSKIVADAATDRLSDLSSSSNSLVSTALLGESIPPVIAPTQQPTLGPAKESISLTKGPALVPTSVPVSPPSKAPVRPPTKAPVRPPSKAPVRPPTKAPVKPPVRAPVKPPVRAPIKPPVKPPVRAPVKPPVRAPVEPPVRAPVRAPVKPPVRAPIKPPVRAPVKPPVRAPVKN from the exons ATGACTCTTTCACAGTCCTTTGCGCTGCTTGTTGCAGCAAACTTCGTTGGAGTTGCCTTCGCTCAGCAACTGTCAGAGCATCGAAAGCTAAACCGTATCGTAGGGGGGCAAGCTATTCCTGGTCAGTACATCGTTCAGCTGGATAAGCGTATTCCGGATTCGAAAGGATTTGCCACCAAGGTACTAAAACGCGCGCTGAAGTCAAAGGTCATTAACACTTACGACTATGCGTTCAAGGGCTTTGCTGTCGCCAATTTACCCGATACAGTTCTGTCTGTTTTGCTGAATCTCAACGAAGTCCGCGATATCTCCGAGGACGGTGTCGTGACAATTGACGCCATCCAGAGCAAACCAGTATGGGGACTCGATCACATCGACGGCGTTGACGATGACATGTATGAGTATGCCTACACTGGTCTCGGCGTCGACGCATACATTATTGACACTGGAATTCTAGCCAGTCACGCGGATCTAGAAGGTCGCGTGGCTTCCTGCATCTCTTTCACCGGCGAAG CGTGTGGATTTGATCTGCACGGACACGGGACACACGTTGCTGGTACCGTCGGATCCAAGACGTACGGTGTAGCCAAGCAAGTATCGCTTCATGACGTCAAAGTCCTTAACGTCAATGGAACTGGATCATATGCCAACGTCATTGCTGCAGTAGATCATGTAACAAAGATCAAGCAGGAAAATAGTACAAGGAAGATTGTTATGAACCTGAGTCTCGGTGGTGGAATAAGCACTGCCCTAAACACCGCCATCAACTCGGCCGTTGACCAAGGAATAGCTGTGGCGGTAGCGGCTGGTAATAACAACCAGGATGCTTGTAATTACTCGCCAGCCTCGGCATCGAAAGCGCTGACGGTCGGAGCAATGACTATCACGAACGCTCGCTCATCTTTTTCGAATTGGGGTAGCTGTGTTGATATTTTCGCACCGGGGTCTTCGATTGTGTCTTTGTCAAGCACTGGCGGTACAAGCACAAAAGCAGGAACTTCCATGGCCAGCCCTCACGTTGCCGGAGTTGCTGCCTTGTACTTGGAGGCAGGCAGGCCGGTATCGAAAATAGTTGCTGATGCTGCTACAGATCGTTTATCAGATTTATCGAGTTCTTCGAACAGTCTAGTGAGTACCGCACTTCTTGGAGAAAGCATTCCTCCTGTAATTGCACCGACACAACAGCCTACTTTAGGACCCGCCAAAGAATCAATTTCACTAACCAAAGGACCGGCGCTAGTCCCAACAAGTGTCCCCGTCAGCCCTCCATCGAAAGCCCCTGTCAGAcctccaacgaaagccccTGTCAGACCTCCATCGAAAGCCCCGGTCAGAcctccaacgaaagccccGGTCAAGCCTCCCGTCAGagcccctgtcaaacctcccgTCAGAGCCCCTATCAAACCTcctgtcaaacctcccgtcagagcccctgtcaaacctcccgTCAGAGCCCCGGTCGAACCTCCAGTCAGAGCCCCCGTGAGAGCCCCCGTCAAACCTCCAGTCAGAGCCCCTATCAAACCTCCCGTCAGAGCCCCGGTCAAACCTCCTGTCAGAGCCCCGGTCAAAAACTAG
- a CDS encoding predicted protein, with protein MIHASCLSFALLVAANFIGVAFAQQLSEHRKLSRIVGGQAIPGQYIVQLDKRIPDSKGFATKVLKRALKSKVINTYDYAFKGFAVANLPDTVLSVLLNLNEVRDISEDGVVTIDAIQSKPVWGLDHIDGVDDDMYEYAYTGLGVDAYIIDTGILASHADLEGRVASCISFTGEACGFDLHGHGTHVAGTVGSKTYGVAKQSLTSMELDHMPTSLLQ; from the exons ATGATTCACGCGTCCTGTCtctcgtttgcgttgcttGTTGCAGCAAACTTCATCGGAGTTGCCTTCGCTCAGCAACTGTCAGAGCATCGAAAGCTAAGCCGTATCGTAGGGGGGCAAGCTATTCCTGGTCAGTACATCGTTCAGCTGGATAAGCGTATTCCGGATTCGAAAGGATTTGCCACCAAGGTACTAAAACGCGCGCTGAAGTCAAAGGTCATTAACACTTACGACTATGCGTTCAAGGGCTTTGCTGTCGCCAATTTACCCGATACAGTTCTGTCTGTTTTGCTGAATCTCAACGAAGTCCGCGATATCTCCGAGGACGGTGTCGTGACAATTGACGCCATCCAGAGCAAACCAGTATGGGGACTCGATCACATCGACGGCGTTGACGATGACATGTATGAGTATGCCTACACTGGTCTCGGCGTCGACGCATACATTATTGACACTGGAATTCTAGCCAGTCACGCGGATCTAGAAGGTCGCGTGGCTTCCTGCATCTCTTTCACCGGCGAAG CGTGTGGATTTGATCTGCACGGACACGGGACACACGTTGCTGGTACCGTCGGATCCAAGACGTACGGTGTAGCCAAGCAA TCCTTAACGTCAATGGAACTGGATCATATGCCAACGTCATTGCTGCAGTAG
- a CDS encoding predicted protein, protein GWSTRLLIYHCILRLIGGLTGGLTGALTGALTGGLIGALIGGLTGALTGGLTGALTGGLTGALTGGLTGALTGGLIGALTGGLTGALTGGLTGALTGGLTGALTGGLTGALTGGLTGGLIGALTGGLTGALTGGLTGAFVGGLTGAFDGGLTGAFVGGLTGAFDGGLTGTLVGTSAGPLVSEIDSLAGPKVGCCVGAITGGMLSPRSAVLTRLFEELDKSDKRSVAASATIFDTGLPASKYKAATPAT, encoded by the coding sequence GGCTGGTCAACGCGGCTTTTGATCTATCATTGTATTCTTCGTCTCATTGGAGGTCTGACAGGCGGTTTGACGGGGGCTCTCACGGGGGCTCTGACTGGAGGTTTGATAGGGGCTCTGATtggaggtttgacaggggctctgactggaggtttgacaggggctctgactggaggtttgacaggggctctgactggaggtttgacaggggctCTGACTGGAGGCTTGATAGGGGCTCTGACAggaggtttgacaggggctCTGACAGGAGGTTTGACCGGGGCTCTGACGGGAGGTTTGACCGGGGCTCTGAcgggaggtttgacaggggctctgacgggaggtttgacaggAGGTTTGATAGGGGCTCTGAcgggaggtttgacaggggctCTGACGGGAGGCTTGACCggggctttcgttggaggTCTGACCGGGGCTTTCGATGGAGGTCTGACAggggctttcgttggaggTCTGACAGGGGCTTTCGATGGAGGGCTGACGGGGACACTTGTTGGGACTAGCGCCGGTCCTTTGGTTAGTGAAATTGATTCTTTGGCGGGTCCTAAAGTAGGCTGTTGTGTCGGTGCAATTACAGGAGGAATGCTTTCTCCAAGAAGTGCAGTACTCACTAGACTGTTCGAAGAACTCGATAAATCTGATAAACGATCTGTAGCAGCATCAGCAACTATTTTCGATACCGGCCTGCCTGCCTCCAAGTACAAGGCAGCAACTCCGGCAACGTGA
- a CDS encoding predicted protein, with amino-acid sequence MKFHTSAALWIAFATASSVDAFRVTSRPSVTLRPWRTALRAEGTKITMPALSSTMKEGRVVSWLKNEGDEIEAGEAIMVVESDKADMDVEAFEDGVLAKILVPEGAMAPVGEAVALMAENAADVASVIASLGAGSSASEPVLDAPAPTSGTYVSPVASTPATTAPASPATAPAAPQAAAPRPAGERVTASPLARKKAQELGVDLNTVTGTGPSGRVTASDIEAAASGTAPPRPSAVAHAAANGAPAVELPEGVVPMTGMQRAVSNNMVATLPTPEFRVTREIQMDAFDALYQKLKPNGITVSAMLAKAVALAIEKHPIINSSFSEEGGGSIVYKKDINIAMAVAIDGGLITPVLQYANERSVVELGENWKELVGKAKSGTLAPAEYNSGTFAISNMGMFGVTHFGAILPKGIGGILAIGATQEMIVPDQSAILGMKKVKKMSVTLTCDHRQIYGADAALFLKTLADMMENQLGKITA; translated from the exons ATGAAGTTTCATACATCAGCCGCACTGTGGATCGCGTTCGCGACGGCGTCCTCCGTAGACGCCTTTCGCGTCACATCCCGACCCTCGGTCACGCTCCGTCCTTGGCGTACCGCACTACGCGCTGAAGGCACCAAAATCACCATGCCCGCCTTGTCTTCCACCATGAAAGAAGGCCGCGTCGTGTCTTGGCTCAAGAACGAAGgcgacgaaatcgaagccGGCGAAGCCATCATGGTCGTCGAGTCCGACAAGGCCGATATGGACGTCGAAGCCTTTGAAGACGGAGTCCTCGCCAAAATACTCGTACCGGAAGGAGCCATGGCTCCGGTCGGAGAAGCCGTCGCTCTCATGGCTGAAAACGCGGCCGATGTGGCCTCCGTCATCGCCAGCTTGGGCGCTGGATCCTCCGCCTCCGAGCCGGTCCTCGATGCACCCGCACCAACATCCGGTACGTacgttt CGCCCGTCGCGTCTACTCCCGCTACGACGGCACCAGCTTCTCCCGCCACGGCCCCGGCCGCACCCCAGGCGGCGGCTCCCCGTCCCGCCGGAGAACGCGTCACGGCGTCGCCCCTGGCTCGCAAGAAGGCCCAGGAACTCGGCGTTGATCTCAACACCGTCACGGGAACCGGACCCAGTGGTCGCGTTACCGCCTCGGACATTGAAGCCGCCGCCTCGGGTACCGCGCCTCCCCGGCCCTCCGCTGTCGCCCA TGCCGCGGCCAACGGCGCGCCCGCCGTTGAATTGCCCGAAGGCGTCGTCCCCATGACGGGCATGCAACGGGcagtcagcaacaacatgGTGGCGACCTTGCCGACCCCCGAATTCCGTGTCACTCGGGAAATCCAAATGGACGCCTTTGACGCGCTCTACCAAAAACTTAAACCCAACGGCATCACGGTCTCCGCCATGTTGGCCAAAGCCGTCGCCTTGGCGATTGAAAAACATCCCATTATCAATTCCAGCTTTTCCGAAGAAGGTGGTGGTAGTATTGTTTACAAGAAAGACATCAATATTGCCATGGCTGTCGCCATTGACGGTGGTCTAATTACACCGGTTTTGCAGTATGCCAACGAACGCAGCGTCGTCGAGCTCGGagagaattggaaagaattGGTCGGCAAGGCCAAGAGTGGAACCTTGGCACCGGCCGAATACAATTCTGGAACGTTTGCCATCTCCAACATGGGCATGTTTGGGGTCACGCACTTTGGCGCCATTCTACCCAAGGGCATTGGTGGTATCCTCGCCATTGGAGCCACCCAAGAAATGATCGTTCCCGATCAGTCGGCCATTCTGGGAATGAAGAAGGTCAAGAAAATGTCGGTGACCCTCACTTGTGATCACCGCCAAATTTACGGAGCCGACGCTGCGCTCTTTCTCAAAACACTGGCGGATATGATGGAAAATCAACTCGGCAAAATTACGGCGTGA
- the FABZ gene encoding 3R-hydroxyacyl-[acyl carrier protein] dehydrase (Subunit of fatty acid synthase. Dehydrates 3R-hydroxyacyl-[acyl carrier protein] intermediates to trans-2,3-enoyl-[acyl carrier protein] intermediates in saturated fatty acid biosynthesis. Probably plastid targetd via bipartite targeting sequence. TargetP only detects intitial secretory signal.): MKIVRVATLLLSLVVTTAFVVDRPTVARTSTARADTPHGARDISARSETLDTVYTSEQIDALLPHRYPFALVDKVVEYDAGKRAVGIKCVTKNEEFFNGHFPGRPIMPGVLQVEALAQLAGIVCLQMDGATPGAVFFFAGVDGVKWKRPVVPGDVLVMEVEIKKWKAKFGIAKATGRAYVDGQLVVEVDEMTFALAK; this comes from the coding sequence ATGAAGATTGTTCGTGTTGCTACGCTACTACTATCGCTCGTCGTCACGACGGCTTTTGTCGTGGACCGACCTACGGTCGCTCGCACATCGACGGCACGCGCCGACACACCGCACGGCGCCCGGGACATTTCCGCCCGTTCGGAAACTCTCGACACGGTGTACACCTCGGAGCAGATCGACGCCCTCTTGCCGCACCGTTACCCCTTTGCCCTCGTCGATAAGGTCGTCGAGTACGATGCCGGCAAACGTGCCGTCGGTATCAAGTGTGTCACCAAGAACGAAGAGTTCTTCAACGGACACTTCCCCGGGCGTCCCATTATGCCCGGTGTACTGCAGGTGGAGGCTCTCGCACAGCTCGCCGGCATTGTCTGTCTCCAAATGGACGGTGCCACGCCCGGTgccgtctttttctttgccggAGTCGATGGCGTCAAGTGGAAGAGACCCGTAGTGCCCGGAGACGTACTCGTCATGGAAGTCGAAATCAAAAAATGGAAGGCCAAGTTCGGAATTGCCAAGGCCACCGGCCGAGCCTACGTCGACGGACAACTCGTCGTGGAAGTGGACGAAATGACCTTTGCCCTGGCCAAGTAA
- a CDS encoding predicted protein, with amino-acid sequence RKVGLTLLASGIMVTMLGISLFFNKTLMRLGNLLFIAGVPVTLGPSRTMGYFLQPQKTRATVCLVLGILLVFFGHPVFGMVLEAFGLLNLFGNMFPLLMAVVKQMPIVGNLM; translated from the coding sequence CGCAAAGTCGGCTTGACCTTGTTGGCGTCCGGTATCATGGTCACCATGCTCGGGATCAgtctctttttcaacaagacACTCATGCGGTTGGGTAATTTGTTGTTCATTGCCGGGGTGCCGGTCACGCTGGGGCCCTCCCGCACCATGGGATACTTCCTGCAACCCCAAAAGACGCGGGCGACGGTCTGTCTGGTACTCGGAATATTGCTCGTCTTTTTCGGACATCCCGTATTCGGCATGGTACTGGAAGCCTTTGGTCTACTGAATTTGTTCGGCAACATGTTCCCCCTGCTCATGGCCGTGGTCAAACAAATGCCGATTGTCGGTAATTTGATG
- a CDS encoding predicted protein, whose protein sequence is MSRWFLFYACWLTRSPFYDPYSFESKIFETQEVTFADTKEIIVKGGRDLFPLLPKAFEGIEKIGVIGWGSQAPAQAQNLKDSLKEVGADITVSIGLREGSSSFEEAKDCGFSEEDGTLGEMFSVIKESDLVVLLISDAAQAKLYKEIFAAMKPGATLGLSHGFLLGHLDSIGEKFPENMDVIAVCPKGMGPSVRRLYEQGKDVNGAGINSSFAVHQDVSGKATELALGWGIALGSPFMFETSLRSEYCSDIYGERGILLGAVHGIVESLYRRYQRQGMSPEQAFLESSESITGNIVKIISTKGIKAVYESLDGDDKETFQKAYSASYKPAKEILQEIYDEVSSGNEIRTVIMHGARIDKYPVGKIDGTDTWKVGEKVRAERDEDKIPLNPFTAGVYVATMMAQIDVLLEEGHPYSEVVNESVIEAVDSLCPYMHYRGVAFMVDNCSFTAKTGSRKWAPRFDYILDQLAYTAVDNGAPVNEQLIADFEKHSVHQAVEECCKLRPAVDISLFAETSTKEIVIQ, encoded by the coding sequence ATGTCCCGATGGTTCTTGTTTTATGCTTGCTGGCTCACACGCTCGCCCTTTTATGATCCGTACAGTTTCGAATCCAAGATTTTTGAAACTCAAGAAGTCACCTTTGCCGACACCAAAGAGATCATTGTCAAGGGAGGTCGGGATCTCTTCCCTTTGTTACCCAAGGCCTTTGAAGGAATTGAGAAAATCGGAGTTATCGGATGGGGATCCCAGGCGCCGGCGCAGGCCCAGAATCTGAAAGACTCTTTGAAGGAAGTCGGCGCCGACATTACCGTCTCCATTGGTCTACGCGAAGGATCTTCCAgtttcgaagaagccaaggaTTGCGGCTTCAGTGAGGAGGACGGTACCCTCGGAGAAATGTTCAGCGTCATCAAGGAATCCGACTTGGTCGTTCTCCTCATCTCCGACGCCGCACAAGCCAAGCTGTACAAGGAAATTTTTGCCGCCATGAAGCCCGGTGCCACGCTCGGCCTCAGTCACGGCTTTCTGCTCGGACACTTGGACTCGATCGGAGAAAAGTTCCCCGAGAATATGGACGTGATTGCCGTCTGCCCCAAGGGAATGGGACCCTCGGTCCGTCGTCTTTATGAACAGGGCAAGGACGTGAACGGCGCGGGCATCAACTCCAGTTTTGCCGTCCACCAGGACGTCAGTGGCAAGGCCACCGAATTGGCTCTGGGTTGGGGCATTGCGCTCGGATCCCCCTTCATGTTCGAAACCAGCCTCCGATCCGAATACTGCTCCGATATTTACGGCGAACGCGGCATCTTGCTCGGTGCCGTCCACGGGATCGTCGAGTCCTTGTACCGCCGCTACCAACGTCAAGGCATGAGCCCCGAACAAgcatttttggaatcgtCCGAATCCATCACCGGTAATATCGTCAAGATCATCTCCACTAAGGGAATTAAAGCCGTATACGAGTCCCTTGATGGTGACGACAAGGAGACCTTCCAAAAAGCCTATTCTGCCTCGTACAAGCCCGCCAAGGAGATTCTGCAAGAAATCTATGACGAGGTCAGTTCGGGAAACGAAATCCGCACCGTCATTATGCACGGCGCCCGTATCGACAAGTACCCCGTCGGAAAGATTGACGGCACCGATACCTGGAAAGTGGGTGAAAAGGTTCGCGCCGAGCGTGACGAAGACAAGATCCCCCTCAACCCCTTCACGGCCGGTGTCTACGTGGCCACAATGATGGCCCAAATTGATGTGCTCTTGGAAGAAGGTCACCCGTATTCGGAAGTCGTGAACGAGTCCGTCATTGAGGCCGTCGATTCCTTATGTCCATACATGCACTACCGAGGAGTGGCCTTTATGGTAGATAACTGCTCCTTCACGGCCAAGACGGGTAGCCGCAAGTGGGCTCCCCGTTTCGACTACATTCTGGACCAGTTGGCGTACACGGCGGTTGACAATGGTGCGCCGGTGAACGAGCAATTGATTGCCGACTTTGAAAAGCACTCGGTGCACCAAGCTGTCGAAGAATGCTGTAAGCTTCGACCGGCGGTGGACATTAGTCTGTTTGCCGAAACCTCGACCAAGGAAATTGTCATTCAGTAA
- a CDS encoding predicted protein, with amino-acid sequence MAFLVGFMDVIYVRRYGCYVNMMTGNTIRAATQAAEGNLGSALFHVALVLCYCIGVGWHRRVANAVSSTNLGDTSTTNHPTLRRQRYTRTPHLYRSANARLVWAVAPVVWGLFAATDVVAYVLQQGVRRHHYPESAANSRWHGVFLATAFGLLNSTASHTTGGTILYAMTGHWTKLSQSIVDLWEAETLRRRHVRAIFSHVRVLAAFVSGIVLSVCLYEPFLAQLETGWWPVQTTVGSVYAGLLLWYGRRL; translated from the coding sequence ATGGCCTTCCTTGTAGGGTTCATGGACGTCATTTACGTTCGTCGGTATGGTTGTTACGTCAACATGATGACGGGAAACACAATTCGAGCGGCGACTCAGGCGGCTGAAGGCAATCTAGGATCCGCCCTTTTTCACGTCGCCCTCGTACTCTGCTACTGCATCGGTGTGGGCTGGCACCGTCgcgtcgccaacgccgtcagTAGCACCAACCTTGGCGATACCAGCACTACCAATCACCCCACACTCCGGAGACAACGGTATACTCGCACGCCTCATTTGTACCGCTCCGCCAATGCGCGTCTGGTGTGGGCTGTGGCACCCGTGGTGTGGGGCCTCTTTGCCGCTACCGACGTTGTCGCGTACGTACTGCAACAGGGCGTCCGGCGGCACCACTACCCCGAGTCCGCCGCCAACTCGCGATGGCACGGGGTCTTTTTAGCCACCGCCTTTGGACTGCTCAATAGTACGGCGTCTCATACGACTGGTGGGACCATCTTGTACGCCATGACGGGGCACTGGACGAAACTGTCACAAAGTATCGTGGATTTATGGGAGGCCGAAACCTTGCGTCGTCGGCACGTGCGGGCCATATTTTCACACGTACGCGTCCTGGCGGCCTTTGTGAGCGGCATTGTCCTCTCCGTGTGCCTTTACGAACCTTTTCTGGCCCAACTCGAAACCGGGTGGTGGCCGGTGCAGACAACCGTCGGGTCCGTGTACGCCGGACTGCTGCTCTGGTACGGTCGACGATTGTAA